One genomic region from Apodemus sylvaticus chromosome 1, mApoSyl1.1, whole genome shotgun sequence encodes:
- the C1H11orf86 gene encoding uncharacterized protein C11orf86 homolog, whose amino-acid sequence MGTSLRSQSFREPRPSYGRLHESQGRLHRALSLRQGREKSRSQGLDGTEGLEVSAQERLPGTLGDTEQLIQTQRGGSRRWLRQYQQQMKRRWRSFVASFPSVTLSQPASPETLLDTNN is encoded by the exons ATGGGGACCAGCCTGCGCAGTCAGTCCTTTCGAGAACCCCGACCCTCCTATGGGAGGCTCCATGAGTCTCAGGGCCGACTCCACCGGGCACTGAGTCTCAGACAGGGCCGTGAAAAGTCCAGGTCGCAAGGCCTCGATGGAACGGAAGGGCTGGAGGTCTCTGCCCAGGAGCGGCTGCCAGGGACCCTGGGAGACACAGAGCAGCTGATCCAAACGCAGAGAGGAGGCAGCCGGCGGTGGCTGAGACAATACCAGCAG CAGATGAAAAGAAGGTGGAGGAGCTTTGTCGCCAGCTTCCCCAGTGTGACCCTGAGTCAACCAGCCTCCCCGGagaccttgttggacaccaacAACTAG